One Chryseobacterium wanjuense genomic region harbors:
- a CDS encoding helix-turn-helix transcriptional regulator, producing MVKEKLIRARKEKKFSQQDIAEHLNISQTQYLRKEKGEIEIKDEEWERIAKLLDVEIEDIKEEDNINHKFENITDITNSNIGSNNVYYNVPEYLLKTQQEYIELLKKEIENLKSRIAELEK from the coding sequence ATGGTAAAGGAAAAATTAATCAGAGCGAGAAAAGAGAAAAAATTCTCCCAGCAAGATATAGCAGAACATTTGAACATAAGCCAGACTCAGTATTTGCGTAAAGAAAAAGGGGAAATTGAGATTAAAGATGAAGAATGGGAACGTATTGCAAAATTACTGGATGTAGAAATAGAGGATATTAAAGAAGAAGATAATATTAATCATAAATTTGAAAATATAACAGACATTACAAATAGTAATATTGGCAGTAATAATGTGTATTATAATGTGCCAGAATATCTTTTAAAAACCCAGCAGGAATATATTGAACTTCTAAAAAAAGAAATAGAAAATCTAAAGTCCAGAATTGCTGAACTTGAAAAATAA
- a CDS encoding branched-chain amino acid ABC transporter substrate-binding protein → MSWDFLEIFDVVTDAVDLFVSGSSSSNTGYDEKSRIKKKSKYFVEKISAGFLLAASVLFFFVFKDPIPAENYLQTLIVGSLIGLAVSLLFFFILYALEKYYFKSVFQWLFFSCSTILLAISVVFCVYFESGLFV, encoded by the coding sequence ATGAGTTGGGATTTTCTTGAAATTTTTGATGTAGTCACGGATGCTGTGGACTTATTTGTTAGTGGTTCATCATCTTCGAATACTGGCTACGATGAAAAGTCAAGAATTAAAAAAAAATCAAAATACTTTGTAGAAAAGATAAGTGCTGGCTTTCTTCTGGCGGCTTCGGTTTTATTTTTCTTTGTCTTTAAAGATCCCATACCTGCGGAAAATTATTTACAAACTTTAATTGTCGGTTCATTGATCGGCTTGGCAGTTTCTTTATTGTTCTTTTTCATTTTATATGCACTGGAAAAATATTATTTTAAAAGTGTTTTCCAATGGTTGTTTTTTAGTTGTTCGACTATTTTGCTTGCTATTTCTGTGGTTTTTTGTGTTTATTTTGAATCAGGTTTATTTGTGTAA
- a CDS encoding GLPGLI family protein has protein sequence MKQFISALTCLLFIFTKAQMSGNFSLPPDKYKAEVLDKSIQNIYYQLNFISNPKSDSKKDAVCVLQLGEKFTKFFELNTMKYDSLVEKYSHEDKIGAKEMNLMFAFYSKWKPILLRDLNKNLITIQDKAKDNYQYSEEQPIINWKLENESKNILGYTCQKATTEFRGRKFTAWYSKDLPINNGPYIFNGLPGLIMELEDKKNQYHFIAIAMDKKPMQIYLRNEDEIFKVTRKKYREVQKAYHDNPAFFRGPIYDSEGNEVKQQTKSKPYNPIELE, from the coding sequence ATGAAACAATTTATTAGCGCTCTAACATGTTTGCTTTTTATTTTTACAAAAGCTCAAATGTCAGGAAATTTCTCTTTACCTCCTGATAAATATAAGGCAGAAGTATTGGATAAAAGTATTCAAAATATTTACTATCAATTAAATTTTATATCGAATCCGAAATCAGACAGTAAAAAAGATGCAGTCTGTGTTTTGCAATTAGGTGAAAAGTTTACAAAATTTTTTGAACTTAATACTATGAAATATGATTCTCTTGTTGAAAAGTATAGCCATGAAGATAAAATTGGAGCAAAGGAAATGAATCTAATGTTTGCCTTCTACAGTAAATGGAAGCCAATTCTTCTCCGTGATCTCAATAAAAATCTTATAACAATTCAGGATAAAGCAAAAGATAATTATCAATACTCAGAAGAACAGCCTATAATTAATTGGAAACTTGAAAATGAATCAAAAAATATTTTGGGATATACATGTCAGAAGGCTACGACAGAATTTCGGGGCAGGAAATTTACGGCATGGTATTCTAAAGATCTTCCGATAAATAACGGACCATATATTTTTAATGGTTTGCCAGGATTAATTATGGAACTTGAAGATAAAAAAAATCAATATCATTTTATTGCAATTGCAATGGATAAAAAACCAATGCAAATTTATTTAAGAAATGAAGATGAGATTTTTAAAGTCACCAGAAAAAAATACAGAGAAGTACAGAAGGCATATCATGATAATCCTGCATTTTTTCGCGGTCCAATTTATGATTCTGAAGGTAATGAAGTGAAACAACAGACGAAATCTAAACCATATAATCCTATTGAGCTAGAATAA
- a CDS encoding SAM-dependent methyltransferase: MEWFESWFDTPYYHLLYSNRDYTEAENFITKLTADLQLPPNSKIIDLACGKGRHSVFLNKLGYDVLGLDLSRQSIEFDKQFENQTLLFDVHDMRNPIDADPMDAVFNLFTSFGYFDNKNDDKKVFQSVYDVLKPGGFFVLDYLNEEYVRKNIIPESIIKRGDIEFKICKKIEGRHIIKDIQFEDNGKSFHFFEKVKLHTLEAINSYAADCGFEKIKIWGDYQLNEFNKETSVRCINLFKKN, translated from the coding sequence ATGGAATGGTTTGAATCTTGGTTTGATACCCCTTATTATCATTTGCTTTATAGTAACAGAGACTATACGGAAGCTGAAAATTTCATTACAAAACTGACTGCAGATCTGCAGCTGCCGCCGAATTCTAAAATCATAGATCTGGCCTGCGGAAAGGGAAGACATTCGGTTTTTCTTAATAAACTGGGCTATGATGTTCTGGGACTTGATCTATCGAGACAGAGTATCGAATTTGATAAGCAGTTTGAAAATCAGACATTGTTATTCGATGTTCATGATATGAGAAATCCGATTGATGCAGATCCTATGGATGCGGTTTTCAATCTCTTCACCAGCTTCGGGTATTTCGATAATAAGAATGATGATAAGAAAGTTTTCCAGTCTGTTTATGATGTTTTAAAACCGGGCGGATTTTTTGTTCTGGATTACCTGAATGAAGAATATGTAAGAAAAAATATCATTCCTGAATCTATCATTAAAAGAGGTGATATCGAATTCAAGATCTGTAAAAAAATTGAAGGCAGACATATCATCAAGGATATACAGTTTGAAGACAACGGAAAGTCTTTTCATTTCTTTGAAAAAGTAAAACTTCATACCTTGGAAGCCATTAATTCTTATGCAGCAGATTGTGGTTTTGAAAAAATAAAAATCTGGGGAGATTACCAGTTGAATGAATTTAATAAAGAAACTTCGGTTCGTTGCATTAATTTATTTAAGAAAAACTAA
- a CDS encoding glycosyltransferase — protein MKPTISIVVAIFNRKDELFELLNSLTQQTDKEFEIIIVDDGSMIDLKPTIQNFEQFLDIKYFRKDNSGPGLSRNYGARRAQNEWLVFVDSDVIVEKDYIENIKKDILEIACDAFGGADKAHKGFNLMQKAISYSMTSVFTTGGIRGSKKSVSKFQPRSFNMGVKKEVFEKVGGFSEMRIGEDPDLSMTLWENGFKTAFFDNIAVYHKRRVDFGKFSKQVYQFGCARPILNQRHPNYVKISFAFPSLFLLGYIIGFLEYFILGRGIILAFYGLYTFMVLFHALFVTKNISIAGMAVISTYIQMFSYGYGFLKSWILLNIFRMKPEDAFPKHFHRN, from the coding sequence TTGAAACCTACCATCTCCATCGTCGTTGCTATTTTTAATCGAAAAGATGAACTTTTTGAGTTATTAAATTCTCTTACCCAGCAAACTGATAAAGAGTTTGAAATCATTATTGTAGACGATGGTTCCATGATCGATTTGAAGCCTACCATCCAAAATTTTGAACAGTTTTTGGATATAAAATATTTCAGGAAAGACAATTCAGGGCCGGGTTTGAGCCGAAACTACGGAGCCAGAAGAGCGCAAAACGAATGGCTGGTTTTCGTGGACAGTGATGTGATCGTAGAAAAAGATTATATCGAAAATATTAAAAAAGATATCCTCGAAATTGCCTGCGATGCGTTTGGTGGAGCGGATAAAGCCCATAAAGGTTTCAACCTGATGCAAAAAGCGATTTCCTATTCCATGACTTCAGTTTTTACAACCGGAGGAATAAGGGGAAGCAAAAAATCGGTTTCAAAATTCCAGCCGAGAAGCTTCAATATGGGCGTAAAGAAAGAGGTTTTCGAGAAAGTAGGAGGCTTTTCAGAAATGAGAATAGGTGAGGATCCGGATCTTTCGATGACGCTTTGGGAAAATGGTTTTAAGACTGCTTTTTTTGATAATATTGCAGTGTATCATAAACGCAGGGTAGATTTTGGGAAGTTTTCAAAGCAGGTGTATCAGTTTGGCTGTGCAAGACCAATTCTTAACCAAAGACATCCGAACTATGTGAAAATTTCATTTGCATTTCCAAGTTTGTTTCTGTTGGGATATATTATAGGTTTTTTAGAGTATTTTATTCTGGGAAGAGGGATTATCCTTGCATTTTACGGTTTGTATACTTTTATGGTATTATTTCATGCTTTGTTTGTTACTAAAAATATCAGTATTGCCGGAATGGCGGTGATTTCTACCTATATTCAAATGTTTTCTTACGGATATGGTTTCTTAAAATCCTGGATTTTGTTAAATATTTTCAGAATGAAACCGGAAGATGCTTTCCCGAAGCATTTTCATAGGAATTAA
- a CDS encoding T9SS type A sorting domain-containing protein, with protein MKKLFTMCVLLCSVLAVKAQWNSNTDENMKVVDHSISITQSQRMSDGKTYVVYWQSDPAIPTGYKLRMQILDQNGNRQLGPYGALITDQIMMNGSVELIKTTIDASNNLYVAVNGTGGNHDSYIFKITPQGNSVWPNGISVGQGDQLSILHLSNDDILVAYKPTNETYLKIKRFNSNGQAMWSSPVALMSDDPTKQTVASSLFELTNNEFEVVFHKIINSAGDTYLFAQKLDLNGTIMWSTPKQISTKTTAMFTKYGGVADGNVVYYGITGSSGSGFADYLQRINADGTLPWGADGADFDINQTNLEMDMKIAHTPGSPNIWAIANYSNSSQTAYGEYVQKFDKNTGARLFTDNAKQVFPINASSMMHTGNLYLVNDKPYFVVQKNMPPSMFNISLHAVMLNDNGDFAWPQQYLPLATFAALKSYVSSLPPVNGQSVIVFNEQKNFDSDKFAYAQNLVLPTLGTSEVNGNHQNINIYPNPVADVITVKGVKDQKFNIYNLAGQLVKRGEMKENKINVQDLSKGAYILKIGDQNEGYKLIKK; from the coding sequence ATGAAAAAATTATTTACAATGTGTGTATTGCTATGTTCAGTTTTAGCAGTAAAAGCCCAATGGAATTCTAATACCGATGAAAATATGAAAGTAGTAGATCACTCGATATCTATTACACAATCACAAAGGATGAGTGATGGAAAAACATATGTGGTTTATTGGCAATCGGATCCGGCTATTCCTACAGGATATAAATTACGGATGCAGATTTTAGATCAAAACGGGAACAGACAGCTAGGACCTTATGGAGCTTTAATAACCGATCAAATCATGATGAATGGCTCTGTCGAGTTGATAAAAACGACAATAGATGCTTCCAACAATCTGTATGTAGCGGTAAATGGGACCGGAGGTAATCATGATTCTTATATCTTTAAAATCACTCCACAGGGGAATTCTGTGTGGCCCAACGGTATCAGTGTAGGGCAGGGAGATCAGTTAAGTATTCTTCATTTATCCAACGATGATATATTGGTAGCATATAAACCGACTAATGAAACCTATCTGAAAATTAAGAGGTTTAATTCCAACGGACAGGCGATGTGGAGCTCTCCTGTGGCTCTCATGTCCGATGATCCCACAAAACAGACGGTTGCTTCAAGCTTATTTGAACTTACGAATAATGAATTTGAAGTTGTTTTTCATAAAATTATAAATTCGGCGGGTGATACCTATTTATTTGCACAAAAACTTGACCTTAACGGGACGATAATGTGGAGTACACCTAAACAGATTTCAACTAAAACGACAGCCATGTTTACAAAATACGGAGGAGTTGCAGACGGAAATGTTGTGTATTATGGTATTACGGGAAGTTCTGGATCAGGATTTGCAGATTATTTGCAGAGAATAAATGCAGACGGCACTTTACCATGGGGTGCAGATGGAGCAGATTTTGATATCAACCAGACCAACCTTGAGATGGATATGAAAATTGCGCATACTCCGGGGTCACCTAATATTTGGGCTATTGCAAATTACAGTAACAGTTCACAAACGGCTTACGGAGAATATGTGCAGAAATTTGATAAGAATACGGGAGCAAGGCTTTTCACGGATAATGCAAAACAGGTATTCCCGATTAATGCAAGCTCCATGATGCACACAGGAAATCTCTATTTGGTAAATGATAAGCCGTATTTTGTAGTTCAGAAGAATATGCCTCCTTCTATGTTTAATATTTCTTTGCATGCTGTAATGCTGAATGATAATGGAGATTTTGCATGGCCTCAGCAATATTTGCCGTTGGCTACTTTTGCAGCCTTAAAATCGTATGTATCTTCTCTTCCGCCTGTTAATGGGCAAAGTGTAATTGTATTTAATGAGCAGAAAAATTTTGATTCCGATAAATTTGCCTATGCTCAAAATCTTGTATTGCCGACTTTAGGAACCAGTGAAGTGAATGGAAATCATCAGAATATAAATATATATCCAAATCCGGTTGCCGATGTGATTACTGTAAAAGGTGTTAAAGATCAGAAGTTTAATATCTATAATTTAGCAGGTCAGCTTGTAAAAAGAGGAGAAATGAAGGAGAATAAAATTAATGTACAGGATCTTTCAAAAGGAGCTTATATCCTTAAAATTGGTGATCAGAATGAAGGGTACAAGTTGATAAAGAAATAG
- a CDS encoding SDR family NAD(P)-dependent oxidoreductase, protein MKLNNLQQPINSGFNAQSTAQEVINGIDLSGKIAIITGGYAGIGLETTKVLAAAGATIIVPARDLEKAKKNLQGIENAEIEKLDLIDPESIDSFAEKFISSGRKLDLLINNAGIMWVPLRRDSRGIESQLATNYLGQFQLTAKLWEALKKADAARVINVSSYGHQMSPFDFEDPNFENREYHTLTGYGQSKTASNLFAAALDEKAKKFNVRAYSLHPGSVYGTDLGREEPIDLYIQMGTHDKNGKIKPEVEAKLKTIPQGAATTIWCATSPLLENIGGVYCENCDIAEVDNGQIEHRYDEPSTIRGVQPYSIDLDNAERLWKMSEEMIGYKFEVM, encoded by the coding sequence ATGAAACTTAATAATTTACAGCAGCCTATCAACTCAGGTTTTAATGCACAATCTACAGCACAAGAAGTTATCAACGGAATTGATCTTTCGGGAAAAATAGCCATCATAACCGGCGGTTATGCAGGAATCGGTCTGGAAACGACAAAAGTTTTAGCCGCTGCGGGAGCTACGATTATCGTTCCGGCGAGAGATCTTGAAAAAGCGAAAAAAAATCTACAGGGAATTGAAAATGCAGAAATTGAAAAACTGGATTTAATCGATCCGGAATCTATCGATTCATTTGCTGAAAAATTCATTTCTTCCGGTCGAAAATTAGACTTATTGATCAACAATGCAGGAATCATGTGGGTTCCTTTGAGAAGGGACAGCCGGGGGATTGAATCGCAGTTGGCGACCAATTATTTGGGACAATTCCAACTCACTGCAAAACTTTGGGAAGCCTTAAAAAAAGCCGATGCAGCAAGAGTGATCAATGTTTCTTCTTATGGACATCAAATGTCTCCTTTTGATTTTGAAGATCCGAATTTTGAGAACAGAGAGTATCATACATTAACGGGATATGGGCAGTCGAAAACGGCGAGTAATTTATTTGCGGCTGCATTGGATGAAAAAGCGAAAAAATTCAATGTCAGAGCCTATTCCCTGCATCCCGGCTCTGTATATGGAACCGATCTGGGACGGGAAGAACCGATAGATCTGTACATCCAAATGGGAACCCATGACAAAAACGGAAAAATAAAACCTGAAGTGGAAGCCAAATTAAAAACCATTCCGCAGGGAGCTGCTACAACGATCTGGTGCGCTACAAGTCCGCTTCTTGAAAATATTGGTGGTGTTTACTGTGAAAACTGCGATATTGCAGAGGTTGACAACGGACAGATCGAGCACAGATACGACGAACCATCGACGATCAGGGGAGTTCAGCCCTATTCTATTGATCTGGACAATGCTGAGCGACTTTGGAAAATGAGTGAGGAAATGATCGGATATAAGTTTGAGGTTATGTAA
- a CDS encoding helix-turn-helix domain-containing protein: MDFHIKYITPDIKLSTYDDKLFKTETVFEFHMLVWFISGETKIIQADTSYLFKAGDIFLIPRNHLATIINYPKDGLPHKAVVMHLTKERLKDFYTTLEIKEKNIREEAKIYSFEKHPLLESCLASLVPYFDIKDSFPEHIASLKIIEAISILREIDPGIDSVLADFEEPGKIDLVNFMEKNYMFNMPLERYGYLTGRSLSTFNRDFRKIFQTTPQRWLTQKRLELAFYHLSEKNKKPSDVFMEVGFEDLSHFSYAFKKQYGFAPSMVK, from the coding sequence ATGGATTTTCATATCAAATATATCACCCCGGACATTAAACTTTCCACCTATGATGATAAGCTTTTCAAGACGGAAACGGTTTTTGAATTTCATATGCTGGTCTGGTTTATTTCGGGCGAAACGAAAATTATTCAGGCTGATACATCCTACCTTTTCAAAGCAGGAGATATTTTCCTGATTCCGAGAAATCATCTCGCAACGATTATTAATTACCCTAAAGACGGGCTTCCGCACAAAGCTGTGGTGATGCATTTAACGAAAGAAAGGTTAAAAGATTTTTATACAACCTTAGAGATTAAGGAGAAAAATATTCGCGAAGAAGCTAAAATTTACAGTTTTGAAAAACACCCGCTTTTGGAAAGCTGTCTCGCTTCACTCGTTCCTTATTTTGATATAAAAGATTCTTTTCCGGAACATATTGCATCGTTAAAAATCATAGAAGCGATCAGTATTTTAAGGGAAATTGATCCCGGGATAGATTCGGTTCTTGCTGATTTTGAAGAACCCGGAAAAATTGATCTGGTGAATTTTATGGAAAAGAATTATATGTTTAATATGCCGTTGGAAAGATACGGGTATTTGACGGGGCGAAGTTTATCCACTTTTAATCGTGATTTCAGGAAAATTTTTCAGACCACACCACAACGGTGGCTTACCCAGAAACGTCTGGAACTGGCTTTTTATCATTTATCTGAAAAGAATAAAAAACCATCGGATGTTTTTATGGAAGTCGGTTTTGAAGATCTGTCACATTTTTCTTATGCTTTTAAAAAACAGTATGGTTTTGCGCCTTCGATGGTGAAGTAA
- a CDS encoding aminotransferase class I/II-fold pyridoxal phosphate-dependent enzyme, whose product MKDFNAANEIQDLQYFGEFGGVNPSISDSSTYTFLSAKTMFDTFEGNADGCYLYSRHSSPMNLYLSQALAKMENTEAANVTASGMGAITSVLLQVCKSGDHIISSRTIYGGTYAFLKNFLPSFQIDTTFVDINNVESIENAIQKNTKIIYCESVSNPLLEVADLRKLSAICKKHNLKLIVDNTFSPLSISPIVLGADIVIHSLTKFINGSSDTVGGVYCGTQEFINDTKNVNTGACMLLGPTMDSLRSSSILKNLRTLHIRMKQHSHNAMYLAERFEKDGLKVSYPGLKSHKNHELMKSMMHEEYGFGGLLTLDAGTTEKANELMELMQQENLGYLAVSLGFYKTLFSCSGSSTSSEIPEEERATMGISDGLIRFSIGLDHDIERTYEKMKECMLKTGVLNHETISIF is encoded by the coding sequence ATGAAAGACTTTAATGCTGCTAATGAAATCCAGGATTTACAATATTTTGGAGAGTTTGGTGGAGTAAACCCATCAATTTCAGATAGTTCGACCTACACATTCCTTTCTGCTAAAACGATGTTTGATACATTTGAAGGCAATGCAGATGGCTGTTATTTGTACTCAAGGCACTCTTCCCCGATGAACCTGTATCTTTCGCAGGCATTGGCTAAGATGGAAAACACGGAAGCCGCGAATGTTACCGCTTCAGGAATGGGCGCAATTACCTCTGTCTTACTACAGGTTTGCAAAAGTGGAGATCATATCATTTCCAGCAGAACAATTTACGGCGGAACCTATGCTTTCCTGAAAAATTTTCTACCATCCTTTCAAATTGACACCACTTTTGTGGATATCAATAATGTTGAATCTATTGAAAATGCCATCCAAAAAAACACTAAGATTATATATTGTGAAAGTGTAAGCAACCCACTTTTAGAGGTTGCGGATCTGAGAAAGTTATCAGCAATCTGTAAAAAACACAACTTGAAATTGATTGTTGACAATACTTTCTCACCACTTTCCATTTCGCCGATTGTATTGGGAGCAGACATCGTTATTCATTCTTTAACGAAATTTATTAACGGAAGCAGCGATACTGTGGGCGGAGTCTACTGCGGAACTCAGGAATTCATTAATGATACCAAAAATGTGAACACCGGAGCCTGCATGTTGTTGGGACCAACAATGGACAGCCTTCGTTCTTCAAGTATTCTAAAGAACCTGAGAACGTTGCACATCAGAATGAAGCAGCACAGCCACAATGCTATGTATCTGGCTGAAAGATTTGAAAAAGATGGGTTAAAAGTTTCTTATCCCGGATTAAAATCCCACAAAAACCACGAATTAATGAAAAGTATGATGCATGAAGAGTATGGCTTTGGCGGATTATTAACCTTAGATGCCGGAACCACGGAAAAGGCTAACGAACTGATGGAACTGATGCAGCAGGAAAACCTGGGTTATCTGGCGGTAAGTTTAGGCTTTTATAAAACCTTATTCTCATGCTCCGGAAGCTCGACTTCCTCTGAAATCCCGGAAGAAGAACGCGCAACCATGGGAATTTCCGATGGACTTATCAGATTCTCAATCGGTCTGGATCACGACATCGAGCGAACCTACGAAAAGATGAAAGAATGCATGCTAAAAACAGGCGTTCTCAACCATGAAACCATATCCATATTCTAG
- a CDS encoding ZIP family metal transporter — MAVVLLILSVIAGVFLGKHFGKKEKLAKNLLILSAGFLITICLNEVFPQVYTSEISGSLGIFVIAGVLLQMILEALTKGFEHGHFHHHSEHNILPVALMVGLFVHAFIEGIPLANEEHEFSPYLLGIVFHNLPISFILGAFLFNRKNESKAYPSYPSLLIVALFALASPMGMLLGNYFNPDLQPYFLAIVGGIFLHISSVIIFESNKNHNIDWVKIGLVIVGVSLALIMHLFHEHPHVGHHH, encoded by the coding sequence ATAGCAGTAGTATTACTGATTTTAAGTGTAATTGCAGGGGTATTTCTCGGAAAGCATTTTGGTAAAAAAGAAAAACTGGCGAAAAATTTATTGATTTTAAGTGCCGGATTTCTGATCACCATCTGTCTGAACGAGGTTTTTCCGCAGGTTTATACTTCCGAAATCAGCGGTAGCCTTGGGATTTTTGTGATTGCCGGGGTTTTACTGCAAATGATTCTGGAGGCATTGACAAAAGGTTTTGAACACGGCCACTTTCATCATCACAGCGAACATAATATTTTGCCTGTAGCTTTAATGGTGGGGCTTTTCGTGCATGCTTTTATTGAAGGAATACCTTTGGCTAATGAAGAACATGAGTTTTCTCCTTACCTGTTGGGAATTGTCTTTCACAACCTCCCGATTTCATTTATCCTGGGAGCTTTTTTATTCAACAGAAAAAATGAGTCTAAAGCTTATCCTTCCTATCCATCATTATTAATCGTTGCTTTATTTGCTTTGGCATCACCGATGGGGATGTTGCTGGGAAATTATTTTAATCCTGATTTACAGCCTTATTTTCTGGCTATTGTAGGCGGAATTTTCCTGCATATTTCATCCGTTATTATTTTCGAAAGCAATAAAAACCACAATATCGACTGGGTAAAGATCGGGCTGGTCATTGTGGGAGTTTCTTTAGCATTAATCATGCATCTTTTCCACGAGCATCCTCACGTTGGACATCATCATTAG
- a CDS encoding THUMP domain-containing class I SAM-dependent RNA methyltransferase, producing MDIENLQIQIKTFFGLEQILAEEIKKLGGRKVEVKNRAVNCEGDLGFLYKINYSARTALKILVPIHEFKAFNQHQFYDRLFKFNWEEFMDVDQSFAIDATVNSETFKHSQFVTLKMKDAIVDYFQEKFKKRPNVETRTPDIKFHLHIDRELITISLDSSGDPLFKRGYRKEQGEAPINEVLASGMLQLAGWDGKGNFLDPMCGSGTLLIEAAMIALDLPAQIFRKRFAFQNWKNYDAELFTKIKEFRINRIKEFNGKIVGYDIDARMLNAARMNIEAAEMEDVIEVKKQNFFDSKKELFPLLMVFNPPYDERISINDDDFYKKIGDTFKTSYPNTLAWLISSDLEAVKKIGLRPSRKIKLFNGKLETRFLQYEMYEGTKKVHKLEEK from the coding sequence ATGGATATAGAAAATCTACAGATTCAGATAAAAACCTTCTTCGGATTAGAGCAAATTTTAGCGGAAGAAATCAAAAAATTAGGAGGAAGAAAAGTTGAGGTAAAAAACCGTGCGGTAAATTGTGAAGGCGATTTGGGCTTTTTGTATAAAATTAATTATTCTGCAAGAACAGCTTTAAAAATTTTAGTTCCGATTCATGAGTTTAAGGCTTTTAATCAGCATCAGTTTTATGACAGACTTTTCAAATTCAATTGGGAAGAATTCATGGATGTCGATCAGTCTTTTGCTATTGATGCGACCGTGAATTCTGAAACTTTTAAACATTCACAGTTTGTAACATTGAAAATGAAGGATGCAATTGTGGATTATTTTCAAGAAAAATTCAAGAAACGTCCGAATGTTGAAACCAGAACGCCGGATATCAAATTTCATCTTCATATCGACAGGGAACTGATTACGATTTCTCTGGATTCTTCGGGAGATCCTTTGTTTAAAAGAGGATACAGAAAAGAGCAGGGAGAAGCGCCAATTAATGAAGTATTAGCCAGCGGAATGCTTCAACTGGCAGGCTGGGACGGAAAAGGAAACTTCCTCGATCCGATGTGCGGTTCGGGAACTTTACTGATCGAAGCTGCGATGATTGCGTTGGATCTTCCGGCACAGATTTTCAGAAAAAGATTCGCCTTTCAAAACTGGAAAAATTATGATGCTGAATTGTTTACGAAAATTAAAGAATTCAGAATTAACAGAATCAAAGAATTTAACGGAAAAATTGTTGGCTATGACATTGATGCAAGAATGCTGAACGCCGCAAGAATGAACATCGAAGCAGCTGAAATGGAAGACGTAATCGAGGTGAAAAAACAAAACTTTTTTGATTCCAAGAAAGAGCTTTTCCCTTTATTAATGGTATTCAATCCGCCTTACGATGAGAGAATTTCAATCAACGATGATGATTTTTACAAGAAAATAGGGGATACGTTCAAAACGAGCTATCCAAATACCTTAGCCTGGCTGATTTCTTCTGATCTTGAAGCGGTGAAGAAAATTGGTTTGCGCCCGTCAAGGAAAATCAAGCTTTTTAATGGAAAATTAGAGACGAGATTTTTACAGTATGAGATGTATGAAGGGACGAAGAAGGTACATAAATTGGAGGAAAAATAA